The genome window CCAGGATTTCGGGACTAGTGTGACTGTCACTAACTGTAGGTCTTGTCTGGTCGCGGCAAGGGCGGGAAGGGGCTGGGCAAGGGCGGCGCCAAGCGCCACCGCAAGGTGCTGCGCGACAACATCCAGGGCATCACCAAGCCCGCCATCCGGCGGCTGGCCCGGCGCGGCGGCGTCAAGCGCATCTCGGGCCTCATCTACGAGGAGACCCGCGGGGTGCTCCAGGTGTTCCTCAGAAGAAGAGCTGTTTTCGCAGGACGAAGGTAACGCCGCTACCTGGTCCTTCCTTCCCGTGGGCTCTAGTTAGCGCGCACTTCGTCCCCTGGCAGGTTCTGGAAACTTGTAGTTGGCAGCCGGCTAGGGTGGCCTTCAGACCAGGCCATGCTCACCCAGCTGCTTTCTCTACTTGAAAACGTGCCCTTGCTTCTCTTGGACAGCATTAGTCTGTTTTAATGGAGCCCATGACATATTACCAACTTTTTCCCTTAAGTTTTAATATTCCTCTGCTGGTGCCTTACTATCTATGTATACACTTGTGTCTCCGCTTGATCCAGCGCCCTATCAGTTCCTACCTTTTTCTTATGTTAAATCTCCCAAGTAATCTGGAGTACCTCCATGTCTCATTAACCATTCAGGGTTATCTGACTTCACCACTCACTAAAAATACCCTTGCTGTGGTTACCAGTGACCTAATAACATCTTTGCTAAATCTGACACTGTtcatctctcctcccttctcttcacAGGGTTTTGTGGTACCTTTCTTCCTGATTCATCCTATGTGAGTATGATTCTTCTCAGTTTGCTTTTGGGGTTCCTGCTTGTGATTCTAACCAATATACAAACTTGCATTCTCAGCACATCAGCCTATAGATCCTCCTTGAGCcatctcttccataaatggtgagACATCCACACACCCAGGAAAGACCTGAGCATCAGCTGAAAGATAGAATAGATCACCCCAACATACACCagtttggcataaggattattctGAGCTAAAGGCACTTGAAAAACAGTTATGAGAATGGGGCTCTGACTTTCCCATTTCTCTCTGAAAGCACATAATGATCCCATGTGAAAGGTGTCATCTCTATATCCAGAAGAGAAGAATTTATCACCAGAAACAGGGAGTTGCACTAAGAGAAATCTGTACAAACAGGCCTTGTTAAAATAAGCCTgcatctcctttcctcccctatttttgttgctatttcaGGATTACTACACTTTGTTCAACCTACTATGTAAACCCTTAGGCCTAACCACTTTTTGGGTCTTCATTTTCCTGTGAAGACTCCTATGAAcacataaaaatactaaataacatgtgtatgcttttctctagttaatctgttttatgtcaatttaattctcaGGTTCAACCAGACACCCTGGAAGGGTAGAAGGAAGTTCTGTCTCTTGTACATAGCCTTCCAGTCCGATTCTCAATGCCCTTCTGTGACCACAGATTCATGTCCGATCTTTCCCTGCATGCTTCATCACCCCACTTCCCCGTATAATCCCTCCACCTCACTGCGGTCAGAGACTGAGTGATGTGCACATTTCACTATCTTTTaggcaaaacaacaaaaatcaaaagccTTCACTGGTTCTCCTAACATCTACAGAATAAAATCCAATTCTTGTGTTTTTTCTGGCACTTGCTCACCTGCACAAtctcctcttccagcctctgtCCTCATCCAACGCTGACTCCTCTAGCTGAATATACTCAACAACTTGTCATATGTGGAACTTTGTTTTCCTCAACAGTGTCCTTTATATACACCATTTCTTCTTCCACAAAGAACCTGCAACTCCTTTGGAGATTctacaaaaatctttttcctcCACTGCTCTGACGTTCTCTGGCTGGGCCCTTTAAATTACACTGAGAAAAGACAGCCTAAcgagaggaaaacaaacagaagcttATCGTGTgcatcacatacacacacaagcactCAGTGGTAACTCAAAGCGGAAGTTAGAGTTTAGGATCTATGTATCTCACTTCTTAGGGGACAGGGAGTGAAGGGCTCTCATGGAAAAGCAAATGactttttggaaagataaatggACCCTAAAAGAATAGATGGCAGATATGATAGCTGATGACAGTCTGTCTGGAAGTGGTACCAGCTTCTCATTTCCAACAGGAGACTAGTCTTTCTCCTGAGGAGGGGATGTATGACACTGAGTTATTTTTGAGGATCCGCATTTAGGCAAAGAAAGATTTCAGGAACTCAAATGCCTTCAGCACAAAATTAATTCTTATGCTTTGTATAAGTACTTATATAgggtggcatattttggggtggcatatccTGATCCCCTTCATTCCATTAAGAGTTTCCTTCAGGAGAACTTCACCTGATTCTCCCAGGAAAAATCAGTGCCTAGGACTTCCTAACATTCCAAAAAATGTACTCCACACATATGCCTAACACAACTTCAGAGTTCCCTATACGACTTCCGAGCTACTACACACTTAAACAGCTCCCTAGATGCCTTAAAGACTTGGACAATATCTTCATTTTGATATTCTCAGGACCCAGGTAATTACCAGCACATGTTATTcccttagtaaatatttgtgcaaTGCCTAAATGATTCAATCAATGATTACACTATCAAAGGCCACAAGAAAACTTTTATATGAATTCTTCCCCTTTAATATTAACTGCTCCCCTAGAACTTTTTCCTctcttaacattttcctttaGACAGATGTCAGGCTTGTAGCTACAAAGCCCTATTGCAGACTTTTAAGATACAGACTGTAAACCCTTAATTTGTAATAAATTGTTTAATGGTTCCCAACctgcatttgtaaaataaatatgactcCTGTTTCTTGTTCTTACAGATCTTTATTTTAACGTCCACCTTTCAAAGAGGATAATTTTACCCAAAATTTTCTCACAAAAATGCCACTTTTATAGGCTCGTATGTAATCAAAGTGAGCTAGATTTCTATCACTATTTAATGGAATAGCCATATGTTGCTATGGAATTCCTAAGCTTTATTTTGCTGGCATGAgttataagagaaagaaaataaaagagggattAGCAGGATTTGGTAGGTCCATATTTGCTTTAAGTGTGATTCAAAAACACctatttattggggtgcctgcgtggctcagctggATGGGCATccgactcgatctcagggtcatggtttcaaggctccatgttgggtgtgaagcatacttaaaagaaaagaacaaaaaactgtTTCTTTAGTTCTCTAACTTGAGTTGATCTTTTCTATAATGTAAACTTtccataaataatagtgaaagggaatagaagggaagggagaagaaatgggtaggaaatatcagaaagggagacagaacatgaggactcctaactctgggaaacgaactaggggtggtggaaggggaggagggcgggagtgggggtgaatgggtgaggggcactgaggggggcacttgacgggatgagcattgggtgttattctgtatgttggcaaattgaacaccaataaaaaataagcttattattaaaaaaaagaaaaaatataatgtgaactTTCCTAGAAATGTATGTTATTatgtttttagcatattcacataTACAGTATGAAAAATAGTTATTGCTACAGatcttttatgaaaatatttaatcatcCAAATTAATTTACTCTGAAAATGGTATGTTTATTCAGAGTTATTGActgcactttttttcttaaaattttcttttttttttttttttttttaagattttatttgtttattcatgagagacacacagagagaggcagagacccgggcagagggagaagcaggcttcctgcaaaaggcctgatgtaggacttgatcccaggaccctgggatcacaacctaagccaaaggcagacactcaaccactgagccactcaggtatcccttgACTGCACTTCTGAACCCAAGATTAAAATTTGGATTTACCTATATCTGATGTGGGAaccaaagacaaatgaaaaataaaatttccttactacttatcACCCACTGACAAAGCCCTTAAAACAggcaggcagagtgacattcctctagaaattgcctcaatgttaatactttgctaagggcaaaaggcaatcatAGCTTAAAAGTATCCtaacctccaggatcctgtaagtctactttaacattaaaaaatccttttgaaacttTCCTTTATCTCTAGCCCCACccgccccatcccacccccaccccgcccctgccaAGATACTTGTTGGCAATCACCCTCCAAGCATATGACCTgccgatatacatctgaagagtctcatgactgagtttttaccaaacagtaataaatgaccttttcccaacaatagtcAATCCactcaggatcctggaaaccttgcttccaaaatacCTAAAAGGTTTACTCTATCTCTAACCTCCTTCCAACTGGAAAGTATTTAATGGGCCCCTCCTTCCTCCAGGGCAGTTCTTCCTATCccagtgctttaataaaaccacctttctgCACCAAAGATAtctcaggaattctttcttggccatcggcTTTGAgccctaacatctttcctacattgTATCCATTGATGTGGATTTTATTagattagaatagaatagaatagaatagaatagaatagaatagaatagaatagaatagaaagaaaatatcaaagtacGATTTCATGTAATACATGAAAATATCACATCATTAAATTTTGGTTTCAATGatatatggttttgttttgttttgtttttttctggggaACTTGGAAGACAAAATGTTTGCAAACTACTGCaaaaatttatttgcataaaCTACtggtccatttctttcttttttttttttttttaagattttatttatttattcatgagagagaggcagaaacataggcagagggagaagcaggctccaagcagggagcccgatgtgtgactccatcctgggattcgatcctgggagatcacaccctgagccaaaggcggaggctcaaccgctgagccaacccaggcgccccatttatttctttcatacatTTGTGCAGTTCCCAGGCTAGAGCTTGGCCTCCTGTAACCGGGCTCCCGACCTGCAACCGTCAGCCTCCCTCACAGCTGAAATGGATATTTGTGGCCAGGCGCCACTGATCAGGCTCACCTTCCAAAGACTTCTTTTCAAAATTGATGGACGAGACAGCAGAGACTATTTGGAGCTACCCTTCTGCTGGAACAGGAGCTATCAGAACATCCAGACTCTTTGGTAGTGGCACCAACCATGGCTTCCAGGCGGGTCAAGTACTGATGGCAGCTGTAATGGCAGCGCCAGGCTGACCGCATAGCTAGGTTTTGGGTTTTGTACCTGGAAGTGTCTTCAAGCCTGGTTCCACAGCCCTCCCCAGAACGTGGTCATCTATTCCTTTAAACATCACCTTTAACGTTTGATCAGTCAGAGTCAGCCTTTCTTGTCTGCGACTAagaactctctccctctctctctctctctctctctctatatatatatgtatatatatatataatatgctctCTCTATATAATATGTAACAAAACATAAACTcctatattcatatgtatatatataaagtggttttaaatgctttctggtatattttagatacttaaagctgcttcagggcacctgggtggatctgtcaattgagcatctgcctttggctaagatcATAATctcaagagtcctgggatcgagtcctatgttgggctccagctcagcagggaatctacttctccctctgcctctgcccccaaatgaataaataaataaataatgttgctTCACAACGGTGATGTGTAAGGGAGATAAAATGAACAggataaaaacatacaaattttattttacatgtgcATGGAGTcttcacaagaaaacaaaaacccagagaaGTGGCTAGGCCTATGTATTTACATACTTGGTTGAacaaaggaaattatgaaaaaagtaaTTAGAATGATATAGGGAGGCTGAAGGAAGATAAGggttattttaataaagtccattTTTACAGATTTCTCTCCATTTCATTTCCTGTCTCTGGTGAGAAGAATGTTTTTTCCTcctgggacagggaggggcaACCTGTCACATGGGAACTTTAGCTCCTGCTTTCAGAAAGTAAAAGGAAGGTCAGAGCACCCTTCTTCTACTGTTTTTCAAATGCCTTTAGCTGAAAAtactcaattttcttttaaatttatttatttgactgagagagagagagcacaagcaggaggagtagcagagggagagaaagaggcaggctccctgccaaacagggagcccaatgcgggacttgactccaggaccccgggatcatgacctgaaccaaaggtaaacacgtgaccaactgagccacccaggtgccccaaaatactCAATATTTTGATTATCAAGTCCAATTGACTTGATCTCTGATATCAAACCAGCATTTACTGAGGTGGCATGCTCTGAACCCTCACAAATGCAGAAAGGCTTCATTCCTTGTTGCGGCCACAGTGGACAGAATACCCAGCCCG of Canis lupus familiaris isolate Mischka breed German Shepherd chromosome 35, alternate assembly UU_Cfam_GSD_1.0, whole genome shotgun sequence contains these proteins:
- the H4C6 gene encoding histone H4-like, producing MTHFTVLSLLVGNTTKLMKLGKYWVLSGRGKGGKGLGKGGAKRHRKVLRDNIQGITKPAIRRLARRGGVKRISGLIYEETRGVLQVFLRRRAVFAGRRVLWYLSS